The genomic DNA GAGGTGAACGTTGGAAGCATTTGAACGTCTGAAGAAGCTGATCATCGAGGCCGAGGACGACATCGCCAAGGCCGAAGGCGGCAACAAGGCGGCCGGCACCCGCGCCCGCCAGACGATGCAGCAAATCAAGGAAGCCGCTCAGGATGTCCGCCAGAAGATCCTGGAGATCCGTGATGCGGGATCAGGGTCCTGAGGCACCCCCGGTGGACTCCTCACCGGGCACCGCCGACGTGTCGAGCAAACTCCTCTTCGATCTCTCAGGGATCGACCTGAACGCCTGCGCGCTCGACCGCACAGGCCTCGGCCGATACCTCCCGCACAGGGGCATCATGATGCTCCTGGATGCGCTCGTCTGGGTCAGCGACGACAAGAAGCGCTGCATCGGCGTCAAGCACGTCCGCGACGACGAGTTCTGGGTTCCCGGCCACTTCCCCGAGAAGGCCATGTTCCCCGGCGTGCTCATGGTCGAGACCGCGGCCCAACTGGCCTGCTACGCCTACAACGTGCGCCGACCGACCCCCGTCCTCTCGGCCTTCATGCGCATCGACGATTGCGTCTTCCGCAGCTCGGTCTCGCCCGGCGACACGCTGCACATCCTCTGCCGCGACGTGAAGTGGAGCATGCGCCGCTTCATCAGCGACGTGCAGGGCATCGTCGGAGATCGAATCGCCTTCGAGGCGAAACTCTCCGGGCTCTCGCTCGGCGATGCGAAACTCGTCGACACGCCCTGACAATCGCGAACCCATGCCGCCGAATGCCGATACACCCATCGAATGACCCAAGACACGACCGAGCCGATCGCGCCCTACCCGCTCGTCTTTGAGCCGATCTTCAAGGAGAAGGTCTGGGGCGGCCGTCGGCTCGAAGGGCTCGGCAAAAACATCCCGCCCGACACGCTCACCGGCGAGAGCTGGGAACTGGCCGACCTCGGAGCCACCTCGGCTTCAGGAGGCGGGGGCGGAGCCGCCCGATCCGTCATCATCAACGGCCCCCTCGCCGGCAAGACCATCTCGCACGCCTGCGCCGCGTGGGAGGATGCCCTCTTCGGCGCGTGCAAGCCCGCCCCGCACAACGCCTTCCCCTTGCTCGTCAAATACCTCGACGCGCGTGAGCACCTCTCCGTCCAGGTCCATCCGAGCCCCGCCTACTGCCGCACCCACCCCGAGGCACACCTCAAGACCGAGTGCTGGTACGTCCTCGACGCCGAGCCGGGCAGCGTGATCTTCAAGGGCGTGCGCCAGGGCGTCACCCCCGCCCAGTTCCGCGAGGCCCTCTCGCAAGGCGAGGGCGAGAGCGTCGTCTCGCTCCTCGAAAGCGTCCCGGCGATCCCCGGCGAGTGCCACAACCTCCCGAGCGGCACCGTCCACGCGCTCGGCGCGGGTGTCCTCGTCGCCGAGGTCCAGACCCCCAGCGACACCACCTTCCGCGTCTACGACTGGGCCAAGGAATACGGCCGCAAGGGGCGCGAGCTCCACGTGGACGCATCACTCGCCTGCATCCAGTTCGAGCCGGCCCGAGATGCGACCCGCATCGCCGAGGGAGATCGCATCGCCCGCCACGTCGCCACCGGATACTTCGATATCGACGAGGTGCGCATCGCACCCGGCACACCCTTCGACCTGGCCATCAAGGACGCACAACCGCGCCCGCAGGTCCTCATGCTCCTCAACGGCCGCGGCTCGATCCGCTCCCGCGAAGGACGCTTCCACGGTGTCCCCCTCGCGCACGGACAGACAGCCCTTATCCCCGCATCGATCGCACAAGACGCCCTGCTCGTCGCCGAGAGAGATTCAACAGCCCTCCGCACCGACGTGCGCGGCGTGTGACCTCGGCGTGCCGCTCCGACAGAAGCACGCACCGAACATCCGCGAGCACG from Phycisphaeraceae bacterium includes the following:
- a CDS encoding class I mannose-6-phosphate isomerase, whose protein sequence is MTQDTTEPIAPYPLVFEPIFKEKVWGGRRLEGLGKNIPPDTLTGESWELADLGATSASGGGGGAARSVIINGPLAGKTISHACAAWEDALFGACKPAPHNAFPLLVKYLDAREHLSVQVHPSPAYCRTHPEAHLKTECWYVLDAEPGSVIFKGVRQGVTPAQFREALSQGEGESVVSLLESVPAIPGECHNLPSGTVHALGAGVLVAEVQTPSDTTFRVYDWAKEYGRKGRELHVDASLACIQFEPARDATRIAEGDRIARHVATGYFDIDEVRIAPGTPFDLAIKDAQPRPQVLMLLNGRGSIRSREGRFHGVPLAHGQTALIPASIAQDALLVAERDSTALRTDVRGV